A genomic window from Chitinophaga pollutisoli includes:
- a CDS encoding LytTR family DNA-binding domain-containing protein, translating into MKIRCAITDDEPQARKGLRGYVEQIPFLELAGVCENAMDLNELLRTQEVDLLFLDIEMPYISGIDLLKSLARPPKVIFTTAFEQYALKGFELEAVDYLLKPISFERFLKAVNRARDVLSPQSSAPAADHLFIRTDDKFVRIEWADILYVEGMENYVRIHTAAGMFITHATLKSVLEHLPDPPFLQIHKSYIVNSAKITGIEGNVIELGKLQVPLSRTLRESVLERLLRDRLLKK; encoded by the coding sequence ATGAAGATACGCTGCGCGATTACAGACGATGAGCCCCAGGCCCGCAAAGGCCTCCGGGGATATGTGGAACAGATCCCTTTCCTGGAACTTGCCGGCGTCTGCGAAAACGCCATGGATCTCAACGAGCTCCTGCGCACCCAAGAAGTCGATCTTCTCTTCCTCGACATCGAAATGCCCTACATCAGCGGCATCGATCTCCTCAAAAGCCTCGCGCGGCCGCCAAAAGTTATCTTCACCACCGCGTTCGAACAATACGCGCTGAAAGGTTTCGAACTGGAAGCGGTGGATTACCTCCTCAAACCCATATCCTTCGAACGTTTCCTGAAAGCCGTAAACCGCGCGCGGGACGTCCTGTCGCCGCAATCCTCCGCTCCTGCAGCCGATCACCTTTTCATCCGTACCGATGATAAATTCGTGCGGATCGAATGGGCGGATATCCTCTATGTGGAAGGCATGGAAAACTACGTGCGCATCCATACCGCGGCCGGGATGTTCATCACCCATGCCACGCTGAAATCCGTGCTGGAACATCTTCCCGATCCTCCTTTCCTGCAAATCCACAAATCCTACATCGTCAACTCCGCGAAAATCACGGGGATCGAAGGCAACGTGATCGAACTGGGAAAGTTACAGGTGCCCTTGTCACGCACCCTGCGGGAGTCCGTACTGGAACGCCTGCTGCGCGACCGGCTGCTAAAAAAATGA
- a CDS encoding acyltransferase family protein translates to METSTRQSYLDWLRVAAIAGVLFYHAARPFMVDDPWHVNNATGSEVLTELAFWLSRFRMHLLFFISGAVTWFMMRRRTGGAFVGLRFRRLFIPLVAGMFLIVPPQVYMERVANGFTGNFGDFYARVLQFRPYPEGDFSWHHLWFIVYLFLYDLLLAPFFAWAASPKGKAFAEKLRWLAEGKRVYWLMLPSVIWFSVMALPYPATNDLIHDYCFFLYWLLFVLAGFLCMMQPALMESLERNRRLSLGAAFLLLVFVNYFRWNDIELESWLPDWESHPFTYLWIARWPLLSWCWVMALTGYGKRYLSRLKPVPDYVIQSVYPFYILHQTVIVIVAYYVVQTSDTIGMKYLFVTITSLLVSVFIIHLFIRPFGWARFLMGMKLRGGKAKTPVAAERPQPQVS, encoded by the coding sequence ATGGAAACATCCACCCGCCAAAGTTACCTCGACTGGCTCCGCGTAGCCGCCATCGCCGGGGTCCTGTTCTACCACGCCGCCAGGCCTTTCATGGTCGACGATCCCTGGCATGTCAACAACGCCACGGGCAGCGAGGTGCTGACAGAGCTTGCTTTCTGGCTCAGTCGATTCAGGATGCACCTCCTTTTCTTCATATCCGGGGCCGTAACCTGGTTCATGATGCGGCGACGCACCGGCGGCGCTTTCGTGGGGCTGCGGTTCCGCCGCTTGTTCATTCCCCTCGTGGCGGGGATGTTCCTCATCGTGCCGCCGCAGGTGTACATGGAACGCGTAGCCAACGGCTTCACGGGGAATTTCGGGGATTTCTATGCCAGGGTATTGCAATTCCGGCCCTACCCGGAAGGAGATTTTTCATGGCACCACCTCTGGTTCATCGTTTATCTGTTCCTGTACGACCTGCTGCTGGCCCCGTTCTTCGCCTGGGCGGCATCGCCGAAGGGTAAGGCTTTCGCGGAGAAGCTGCGCTGGCTGGCGGAAGGGAAAAGGGTATACTGGCTGATGCTGCCTTCGGTGATATGGTTCTCTGTCATGGCGCTGCCCTACCCGGCCACTAACGATCTCATCCATGATTACTGCTTCTTCTTGTACTGGCTGCTCTTCGTATTGGCGGGATTCCTTTGCATGATGCAGCCCGCCCTCATGGAAAGCCTGGAAAGGAACCGGCGGTTGTCGCTCGGCGCGGCGTTCCTGCTGCTGGTGTTCGTCAACTACTTCCGCTGGAATGATATCGAACTGGAAAGCTGGCTCCCGGATTGGGAAAGCCACCCGTTTACCTACCTCTGGATCGCGCGCTGGCCTTTGTTGTCGTGGTGCTGGGTGATGGCACTCACCGGCTACGGCAAAAGGTACCTGTCGCGGCTGAAGCCCGTGCCGGATTATGTGATCCAGTCGGTATACCCGTTTTACATCCTGCACCAGACGGTGATTGTCATCGTCGCATATTACGTGGTGCAGACCAGCGATACCATCGGGATGAAATATCTATTCGTTACGATCACTTCCCTGTTGGTCTCCGTTTTCATCATTCATTTATTTATCCGCCCGTTTGGCTGGGCGAGGTTCCTGATGGGGATGAAGCTGCGCGGCGGGAAGGCAAAAACGCCGGTGGCGGCGGAGCGCCCGCAGCCGCAGGTATCCTGA
- a CDS encoding histidine kinase: MKDRLWHMFFPPLYGLCIYASVRLVNDVISGTRAWERHWSINAWELGVGFVASYIYYAAMVWQLRRRLTDHPGRKAGAARELAEAALLIELISSVTLIPMAALTDDGCQWYDVVNIYLIPLLFWLLYYAFARGNAWVRRSYEQQLLIEQITNDRLQTELRFLKAQYHPHFLFNALNTVYFQMDDDVPQAKHTLTALSDLLRYQLYDRQQTVPLRRELQHLDAYIGLQRQRMNEHLRLEVNTDERLGDQHIYPLLLLPLVENAFKYAGGEYWIRISARLEGNTLLFVAANAKPPIAAAVKDGGIGLENLRRRLALLYPDHHSLETDDKPGSYSATLKIEL, translated from the coding sequence ATGAAAGACAGACTATGGCATATGTTCTTTCCGCCGCTCTATGGGCTTTGCATTTATGCAAGCGTCCGGCTGGTGAACGACGTCATTTCCGGCACGCGCGCCTGGGAGCGGCACTGGAGCATCAATGCCTGGGAGCTTGGCGTGGGCTTTGTTGCGAGCTACATATATTACGCGGCAATGGTTTGGCAGCTGCGCCGGCGGCTGACGGATCACCCGGGCCGGAAAGCGGGCGCCGCGCGGGAACTGGCGGAAGCCGCCCTGCTGATCGAATTGATCTCTTCTGTCACGCTGATCCCCATGGCGGCGCTGACCGACGATGGCTGCCAGTGGTACGACGTGGTGAATATTTACCTGATCCCGTTGCTCTTCTGGCTGCTCTATTACGCTTTCGCGCGGGGAAACGCGTGGGTGCGCCGCAGCTATGAGCAACAGCTGCTGATCGAGCAGATCACCAACGACAGGTTGCAAACAGAGCTCCGGTTCCTCAAAGCCCAGTATCATCCCCATTTCCTCTTCAATGCGCTGAATACAGTTTATTTCCAGATGGACGATGATGTTCCCCAGGCAAAGCATACCCTCACCGCCCTCTCCGACCTCCTGCGATACCAGCTCTACGACCGCCAGCAAACCGTGCCCCTGCGCCGCGAACTGCAGCATCTCGACGCCTACATCGGCCTGCAACGGCAACGCATGAACGAACACTTGCGGCTGGAAGTGAATACAGACGAACGCCTCGGCGACCAACACATCTACCCGTTACTGCTTCTCCCCCTCGTCGAAAACGCCTTTAAATACGCCGGCGGGGAATATTGGATCCGCATTTCCGCGCGACTGGAAGGGAATACGCTCCTTTTTGTGGCCGCCAATGCCAAGCCCCCCATCGCTGCTGCGGTGAAAGACGGTGGCATCGGCCTTGAAAATCTCCGCCGGCGGCTGGCGCTGCTGTATCCGGATCACCATTCCCTCGAAACCGACGACAAACCCGGATCCTATTCCGCCACTTTAAAAATCGAATTATGA